The proteins below come from a single Drosophila suzukii chromosome X, CBGP_Dsuzu_IsoJpt1.0, whole genome shotgun sequence genomic window:
- the LOC108005431 gene encoding uncharacterized protein: MPVLKLASFFTKFFPSKRVRCIEVERRRQLLKCREQLNNRKMSKTPRVDFRAEPIVLPMPQNMIKGKLRGKQVIGSFQLKVERDPLTERLEITATLPSPRLPPETDPSPQEEQLYELYVCSSQGQLLARMPFLESDYRRAAHQAIESMSSSPSFLKFPRINPNCIPF; encoded by the coding sequence ATGCCAGTTCTGAAACTTGCCAGCTTTTTtaccaaattttttccatCCAAAAGAGTGCGTTGCATAGAAGTTGAGCGAAGAAGGCAGTTGTTAAAGTGCAGGGAGCAACTAAATAACCGAAAGATGAGCAAGACACCTCGAGTGGACTTCAGAGCAGAACCCATAGTGCTGCCCATGCCACAGAATATGATCAAGGGTAAACTTCGCGGGAAGCAAGTGATTGGGAGTTTCCAGCTGAAGGTCGAGCGAGATCCTTTGACTGAGAGGCTGGAGATCACGGCCACGCTGCCCAGCCCACGACTTCCGCCGGAAACAGATCCATCGCCCCAGGAAGAGCAGCTCTATGAGCTGTACGTGTGCAGCAGCCAGGGCCAATTGCTGGCCAGGATGCCCTTCCTGGAGAGCGACTATCGAAGGGCAGCCCACCAGGCCATCGAATCCATGTCCTCATCCCCATCATTTCTGAAATTTCCAAGGATCAACCCAAACTGCATTCCCTTTTGA